A window of the Nocardia sp. NBC_01329 genome harbors these coding sequences:
- the soxR gene encoding redox-sensitive transcriptional activator SoxR, producing the protein MPTADWKIKELTPGQLSERSGVAVSALHFYEREGLINSRRTSGNQRRYTRETLRRVAFIRISQRVGIPLSDIRAALDRLPEGRTPTRRDWETLSTDWREDLDDRITQLVRLRDNLTGCIGCGCLSLGSCKLVNEYDRLGAEGPGARVLDVHLNCPEPDHDRSDETLDCPEPDHNGSDETFNSPAENPNLLCSPLADPGSPTASAC; encoded by the coding sequence ATGCCGACAGCGGATTGGAAGATCAAAGAGCTGACCCCGGGCCAGCTTTCCGAGCGTAGTGGAGTAGCCGTGTCCGCGCTGCATTTCTACGAACGCGAAGGCCTCATCAACAGCCGCCGGACCAGCGGAAATCAGCGGCGCTACACCCGTGAGACGTTACGCCGGGTGGCGTTCATCCGGATCTCGCAACGAGTCGGCATCCCACTCAGCGATATCCGAGCCGCCCTGGACCGTTTGCCGGAAGGTCGCACACCCACCCGGCGCGATTGGGAGACGCTGTCCACAGACTGGCGCGAGGACCTGGACGATCGGATAACCCAGCTGGTCCGGCTGCGCGACAACCTCACCGGATGCATCGGCTGCGGCTGCCTGTCCCTGGGTAGCTGCAAACTGGTGAACGAGTACGACAGGCTCGGCGCCGAAGGGCCCGGAGCGCGTGTACTGGACGTGCATCTCAATTGCCCGGAGCCGGACCACGACAGGTCCGACGAGACGCTCGATTGCCCGGAGCCGGACCACAACGGGTCCGACGAGACGTTCAACTCGCCGGCGGAGAACCCGAATCTGTTGTGTTCGCCGCTGGCAGATCCCGGTTCACCGACTGCTTCAGCGTGCTGA
- the arcA gene encoding arginine deiminase has product MGPDAVPDPISAREENRTYPAAYGVTSEVGDLRAVLLHRPGDELRRLTPRNNDQLLFDGIPWVERAQQEHDQFTQVLRDRGVEVLLVADVLAETLEVSGAARIQGISAAVHARRLGHALADDLAGYLRGVPAPELARILMAGMTFDELPFAADNTSLVRRMHQGGDFVIDPLPNLLFTRDSSFWIGPKVAITALALPARARETSLTDLVYAFHPRFLGVRRAYESHTAPIEGGDVLLLAPGVVAVGVGERTSPAGAEALARSLFDDRLAHTVLVVPIAQNRATMHLDTVCTMVDTDAVVMYPGVRESLTAYTIRPDENSDGCVVTGPDPFLPAAAAAMGIGKLRVIDTGLDGVTAEREQWDDGNNTLALRPGVVVAYERNEMTNARLEDSGIEVLRIPGSELGSGRGGPRCLSCPLARDPV; this is encoded by the coding sequence ATGGGACCAGACGCCGTGCCCGATCCGATATCCGCCCGGGAGGAGAACCGGACCTACCCCGCCGCCTACGGGGTGACCAGTGAGGTCGGCGACCTGCGCGCGGTACTCCTGCACCGCCCCGGCGACGAGTTGCGCCGCCTCACCCCGCGTAACAACGATCAACTGCTGTTCGACGGAATTCCCTGGGTGGAACGCGCCCAGCAGGAACACGACCAATTCACGCAGGTACTGCGCGACCGTGGGGTCGAGGTCCTGCTGGTGGCCGATGTGCTCGCCGAAACGCTCGAGGTGAGCGGCGCCGCCCGTATCCAGGGTATCTCCGCCGCCGTACACGCCCGCCGCCTCGGGCACGCCCTTGCCGACGATCTGGCCGGCTACCTGCGCGGGGTCCCCGCACCCGAACTGGCGCGAATCCTCATGGCGGGGATGACCTTCGACGAACTACCCTTCGCCGCGGACAACACCTCGCTGGTCCGCCGGATGCACCAGGGCGGCGATTTCGTCATCGATCCGCTGCCGAACCTGCTCTTCACCCGCGACTCCTCGTTCTGGATCGGGCCCAAGGTCGCCATCACCGCGCTGGCGCTACCGGCCCGGGCCCGGGAGACCTCGCTCACCGATCTCGTCTACGCCTTCCACCCGCGGTTCCTCGGCGTCCGGCGGGCCTACGAGTCGCATACCGCGCCGATCGAAGGCGGCGATGTCCTGCTGCTGGCACCCGGTGTGGTGGCGGTCGGGGTGGGCGAGCGAACCTCCCCGGCGGGCGCGGAAGCGCTGGCGCGCAGCCTGTTCGACGACCGGCTGGCGCATACTGTGCTGGTGGTGCCGATCGCTCAGAACCGTGCCACGATGCACCTCGACACGGTGTGCACGATGGTCGATACCGACGCCGTCGTGATGTATCCGGGTGTGCGCGAAAGTCTCACGGCATACACGATCCGCCCCGACGAGAACTCCGACGGCTGTGTGGTCACCGGTCCCGACCCCTTCCTACCCGCCGCCGCAGCAGCCATGGGCATCGGCAAACTCCGGGTGATCGATACCGGACTCGACGGGGTCACCGCCGAACGGGAACAGTGGGACGACGGCAACAACACCCTGGCCCTGCGCCCGGGAGTGGTCGTCGCCTACGAACGCAACGAGATGACCAATGCCCGGCTCGAGGACTCCGGTATCGAAGTACTGCGTATCCCCGGATCGGAACTGGGCTCGGGCCGTGGCGGGCCACGCTGTCTGTCCTGCCCGCTTGCCCGGGATCCGGTATGA
- a CDS encoding SDR family oxidoreductase translates to MGRIDRRKSVQDAKTLITGAASGIGRATALATAARGGRLVLTDIDAAGLADTVAEIERAGGTVLIAEAFDITDYDSVAGFATRVHEEFGALDVVMNVAGTSVWGTVDSLEIRHWRRMIDINLLGPINIIERFVPPMVRAGRGGALVNVSSAAGLLALPWHAAYSAAKYGLRGLSEVLRFELAEHGISVHVVTPGAVATPLVRSFDLVGVDKEHPRVQKVVSLFTRHAVAPEKVAAVILKGIERNRFLVYSSFDIRFGYWWKRKFAFPYELLMRQANQQFSTLKQSVNRDLPAANTTDSGSPPAS, encoded by the coding sequence GCTGATCACCGGCGCGGCCAGCGGTATCGGCCGGGCGACCGCACTGGCGACCGCGGCGCGCGGGGGGCGGCTCGTGCTCACCGATATCGATGCCGCCGGACTGGCCGATACGGTCGCCGAGATCGAACGGGCCGGTGGCACGGTGCTCATCGCCGAAGCGTTCGATATCACCGATTACGACTCCGTCGCCGGGTTCGCCACCCGCGTGCACGAGGAGTTCGGCGCCCTCGACGTGGTGATGAACGTCGCCGGGACCTCGGTATGGGGGACGGTCGACAGTCTGGAGATCCGGCACTGGCGGCGGATGATCGATATCAATCTGCTGGGGCCGATCAATATCATCGAGCGATTCGTCCCGCCGATGGTGCGAGCCGGTCGGGGCGGGGCGCTGGTGAACGTCTCCTCGGCCGCCGGTCTGCTGGCCCTGCCGTGGCACGCCGCCTACAGCGCCGCCAAATACGGGCTGCGCGGGTTGTCGGAGGTGCTGCGTTTCGAGCTGGCCGAGCACGGGATCTCGGTGCACGTGGTGACACCGGGCGCGGTCGCCACCCCGCTGGTGCGGTCGTTCGACCTGGTGGGTGTGGACAAGGAGCATCCACGGGTACAGAAGGTCGTCTCGCTGTTCACCCGGCACGCGGTGGCGCCGGAGAAGGTCGCCGCGGTGATCCTGAAGGGGATCGAACGCAACCGGTTCCTGGTGTACAGCTCCTTCGATATCCGTTTCGGGTACTGGTGGAAGCGGAAATTCGCCTTCCCGTACGAACTGCTGATGCGGCAGGCCAATCAGCAGTTCAGCACGCTGAAGCAGTCGGTGAACCGGGATCTGCCAGCGGCGAACACAACAGATTCGGGTTCTCCGCCGGCGAGTTGA